The Shewanella pealeana ATCC 700345 genome contains the following window.
ATTTAAGCTGGCTAAACTTAATTCAATCAAGGATTCATTTTCGGCATTGAGCTGTTGGCATTCGGCTAATAATTGCTTGGTATTAGCTACTTGCTGCGATAGCTCTGGGTCGGTCTTTAACAAGGCTAGATCGGGCTGCTGTGCAATTATCTCATCATTTTGTTTAAGACTCGCCAATAGATTTGCCTTAGTGCTAGCTAACGACAATAAAACATCGGCCTGCTGTGCGTGCAAAGCCTGTTTCTCTTGGCTGATCAATTCTTTTAGCTCGGTCAGCACTTGGTGTTGTGAGCTAATGAGTTGAGATAAATTAGTCATAATGGCCTGTCTATTTTGAGTCAAACGTGTTGGTTACTTTTTATTTTGTAGAGCCCAGTGACCGCGACGTTGTAAACGAAAGCTGGAACACAGGGCTTAACTTAAATCTTTAAGATCATTCTCAAAGCTAGCGATGTTAGTTGCCAGTTTTTCAGGATCGATTTTATAACGACCTTCAGCTATTGCCGCTTTGATTGCATCTACTTTCTTTTGATCGATTTCAGGCATGTCAGCCATCTTAGTCTGTACGTTTTGGATTTGCTGAGCCTGCGCCGTAATCGACACTGAATCAGTTTTCTGTGCGCTTTGAGCCGGCGCCGACGGTGCGGTTTGAGCCGGTGCACCTTTCGCATTCATACCCATGCCAATACGAGTATTGGCATGGGTATTTACTTGTTTAATATCAATAGCCATTTTGAGATCCAACAGTTAATAAAGAGAGTTTATTACACATGCTATCGGCAGCATGACTCAATACTTTAGGATTTTTTCATTCATACACTCTTACATTTTACATTCTTACTTCGACTTGGCCAACGCCAGTGACACGTGCATCGAGTTTTTTATGTGAATGACTATTTTTAATCCGAATTTTATCGCCAACGTTACCATCATGCAGTGCTTCACCGACGGTTTTAATCTCAAAATTTTCAGAACGTGCATATATCGATACACTGTCGCCCTTGCAAACGATACAGAGTTGATTAGCAAAAATAGGCTGTCCCGGTGCGACACGTCTTTTTAGTCTTGCACCTACAACTTGAGATATCTCCTCAAATTGCTGACCGCGAAGATTGCTCTGCTCGATATATTCGATCTCAATATCACCGCGAGCGAGCAAGTCTCCGGGGCCCATGGTCGACTTTGCCACAACGATGGGATAGAGGATATCGACTCGAACCGAGAGAAAAATCTGCCATGGGTAGCTTAAATCAGGGCTGTTACAGCTAATTCTAACGGTATTGTTACGGCGGATAGCGCGGTCACTGGCTATCTCTGCTTTAATTGGCAGGTAACAATTAGGTAAATTGACTCGGGTATCTAGACTTTGCGGAGTGATATTTATCCGAGCTTTTTCAGGAGCCTCTATTTTTTGTTCTACTGCGGCTATAGCTAATCGAGATATGGTCGATATAGAAGGAATACTGGCAGGTTCAGCTGCAAGTGCTAGAGTTGGCATCACAAGTATGATGAAAAACGAGCCAATAAAAGCTTTTATAATGAATGCAGTAGCTTGATTCGCTAGAATGCGCGTATATTTGGGGATGTGTTGGACCGCAGTCATCTCTATCCTTTTGCATCGGTGGGCGTCATTAGTTTGACTGAAATTGCTTTGTTTAACTCAGATATGCCTTAGTTAAGCAAGTAGTATGCCTAAAAAGGAAAGATGTATGGAATTGATCGGTAGAGACCTGAATTCAGTATTTATTTGCGCAGTTCTTTTAATTTTAATTAGATATAAGCCTATGAGATGTAGGTACAAGGCAAAAAATTTATGTCGACTATTCTTGAATCAGTAAACAAACGGACCCAATTGGTAGGTCAGAATCGATTGGAGTTATTGTTATTTAAACTAAATGGACGTCAACGATTCGGAATTAACGTGTTTAAAGTTAAAGAGGTATTGCAGTGTCCTCCATTAACTACTCTGCCTAAGTTGAACTCAAAAGTACGCGGTATCGCCCATGTACGTGGTATGACAATTTCGGTGATTGATTTGAGTGCTGCAACAGGTGGGCGTCCAATAGAGGATGTTAGTAACTGTTTCATTATCATCTCCGAGTATAATCGCAGCGTACAAGGCTTTTTGGTGAGTTCGGTTGAGCGTATCATCAACATGAACTGGGAAGCCATTATGCCGCCGCCTCAAGGGGCTGGGAAATACTCTTATCTTACTGCGGTGACAGAGATTGATAATGAACTAGTTGAAATTTTAGACGTTGAGAAAATTCTCGATGAGATCTCGCCTGTTAATACTGAAACCAGTAAAGAACTGAATGATGCTTTAACCCTTGATACGAATCAGCACTACCATATTATGGTTATTGATGATTCTTCGGTGGCACGTAAACAGATAATTAGGGCGTTGACTTCGCTGGATCTACAAATCGATACCGCAAAAGATGGCAAAGAGGCGTTAGAAAAGCTCAGAGCCATAGCAGTGGGATGTGAAGATGTTTCAACGGAAATTCCTTTGATTATTTCAGACATTGAGATGCCAGAGATGGACGGTTATACCTTAACGGCTGAGATCCGAGATGACCCTAAGCTTAAGAATATCAAAGTGGTATTACACACTTCACTCAGTGGCGTGTTTAATCAGGCTATGGTGCAAAAAGTCGGTGCAAATGATTTTATCGCGAAATTTAATCCCGATGAGTTAGCGGCTGCGGTGAACAAGCACTTAAGTCTTTAGTAGGGGAATTTAGCGAAGTCGGAAACATCTCTTGCTTGTGTTTCCTTTGCTGCTAAGGTATAACGCTGCGTTCGTTTTTTGGCTGTATTTAACCTTGTTGGGTCGAAGCGGTTTGTTTTATTGATATTAGGATAATAGAGTGTCAAATAAGTCTCTTGCAGAGAATGAGTACAAGCAATTTAGATTATTCCTAGAGCAGCACAGCGGTATCGTGCTGGGAGAGAACAAGCTGTATTTGGTGCGAAGCCGATTAGCGCCTCTAATGGGTAAGTATAACTTGCCCTCCTTATCAGAAGTGGTAAAGCAGTCGATGAAGCCGACAGAGCGTCAGTTGCGCACTGAGGTTATCGATGCCATGACCACAAACGAAACATTATGGTTTCGAGACCGTTATCCTTTCGAGTTGTTATCGAACACTATATTACCGACATTCAGCCGTTTAGGGCGTCCGGTAAAGATCTGGTCGGCTGCTTGTTCATCAGGGCAAGAGCCATATTCTTTGGCGATGACCATCTTAGAGCACCAACAACGTAAGCCTGGGAGTTTGCCGGGTAATGCCAGTATTTTGGCAACCGATCTGTCACCATCTATGCTAGAACGTTGTAAAGGTGCTGAGTATGATAATCTCGCTTTAGGCAGAGGCTTGTCAGACGAACGTAAGCGTCAGTTTTTTGATACTTTGCCTTCGGGTAACATGGTGGTTAAAGATAACGTTAAGCGTTTGGTTAACTTCCGAGCGCATAACTTACTCGAGAGTTATACCTTACTCGGCAAGTTCGATATTATTTTTTGCCGCAATGTATTGATCTATTTCTCTCCTGAGGCAAAGCGGAAAATACTGCGGCAATTTGCTGCCGCATTAAATCCTAACGGCATTCTGTTTCTTGGCGCATCTGAGTCTATAGCTGGCTTGTCCGATGAATTTGATATGATCCGTTGTAATCCTGGGATCTATTATCAGAAGCGAGTTTAATCTCGGCCTGAACAGCACTCTGTAAAGCAAACGCGTCTCTCTAGACGCGTTTTTTGTTTCTGACTAAACCTACTTGAACTCATTCTCTCCATAAACTTCTATTTATTATATTAATTTGGCATAACTATTGCTTTATTTCAGCCATAGAGCTGAGGAGGCAATTTTATGGCGATTAGTTTTGATAAAGCGTTAGGAGTTCACCAACACACTTTGGGCGTTCGTTCCCAACGTGCAGAGATCCTATCTTCAAATATTGCTAACGCCGATACGCCTGGCTACAAGGCTCGCGATGTTGATTTTTCAAAAGCAATGAACGCGGCCCAATCTCAGCAAACAGGTTTAGCTATGGCGAAAAGTGACAGTAAGCACTTCGATATGGCGGCGTTAACTCAGCAGCATTTAGGCTATAGAGTGCCAAATCAGCCAGATACCGGTGACGGTAACACTGTCGATATTCAGCAAGAGCAGTCTGCATTTATGCAAAATGCGCTTGAATATCAGATGTCACTGGGTTTTCTAGACAGTAAGTTCTCTGGTATGAAAAAAGCGATTAGAGGCGATTAATTATGAGCTTATTTAATATTTTCAATGTTGCAGGGTCTGGAATGTCGGCTCAGTCGGTCAGACTCAATACCACTGCCAGTAACATAGCTAACGCCGATTCAGTATCGAGCAGTGTTGGAGAGACCTACCGCGCTCGTCATCCAATCTTTGAAGCCGAAATGAGTAAAGCGCAGCAGCATCAAAGCGCTGCGCAATCGGTGGCAGTTAAAGGGATTGTAGAAAGTGACTTACCCCTAAATAAAGAGTTTTCGCCAGATCACCCAATGGCGGACACCGACGGCTTTATCTATAAGCCAAATGTCAATGTGATGGAAGAGATGGCGAATATGATCTCAGCCTCTCGTTCTTATCAAATGAATGTTCAAGTCACTGAAGCCGCTAAATCTATGCTTCAGCAGACACTTAGAATAGGCAAATAAACTCAGTGAAAGCTGGAGGTAAATTTTGAGCCTTATTAATCCGCTAACCGCAACGCAGACGGCGCCGAGTCAGACTCCGCAGGCGAATGCTATTTCGCCGCAAACAGCTGCTACAGCGACCCAGAGTTCGACTGCATCGGCAACGAACACTGAACAGACATCCACAGGGAATCCATTTCTTGATGGCTTACGTCTGCCAGAAGAAAATCCTATTCCTGAACCTAATAGTCAGGAGTTGACCCAAGAGGATTTCTTTTCGCTGTTAAGCCAACAGTTGTCTATGCAAGATCCGTTTAAGCCTGTTGAAAATGATCAGATGATCCAGCAGATGGCTTCTTTTTCAACCGTAGATGGGATCAGCAAGCTCAATGAAGAGATTATTAATCTCAATGCATTAACCAGTTCGAGTCAGGCGTTACAGGCATCAGGTCTTGTTGGCCAAAAGGTGCTGATCCCGTCTGACACCGCACATATATCGGCTGAAGATCCGAGTATGAAGGGCATCATAAGTACGCCAGAGCCTATTGAATCTGTCATTGTTCGTATTGAGGACGAAAAAGGTCAGCTCATCACAACTTACAATGTGGATGGCAGTGCTGGTGGCAATATCGATGTGAGCTGGGATGGTTTAGATAAGAACGGTGAGCCTGTTGCGGAGGGGAACTATACCTTCAAAGCCAGCGGCAAGGTAGGTGGTACAAGCGAAGAGCTACCTGTATCGACTTATGCTCATGTTACTAGTGTTTCACTTGGAACCGCAGCTACGGGCGCTATTTTAAATTTACGTGGTGTCGGCGGTATTAAGATCAGCGATGTACTAGCTGTATCTGAAACCTAAACTAGAACTCATTTTGCGAGATATTTGCGCTCAATATGAGCAGCAAACGTCTTGAAATAGAATTAAACAAGGATTGAGGTGAATCATGTCATTTAACATTGCATTGAGCGGTATATCGTCTGCACAAAAAGACCTAAATACAACGGCAAACAACATCGCTAACGTTAACACCACAGGCTTTAAAGAATCTCGTGCTGAATTTGCTGATGTTTATGCGAGTTCTATATTTGCCAATAGTAAAACCACTGTGGGCGGCGGCGTGGCAACCAGTCAAGTCGCTCAGCAGTTTCATCAAGGCAGCATGCAGTTTACCAATAACTCGCTCGACATGGCGATTAATGGTGGTGGCTTCTTCGTGACTTCATCTGAAGTAGGTTCGCAAGATCACTCATTTACTCGTGCAGGTGCATTTAAGTTTGACTCAAACAACTATATCGTTGATTCTGCAGGTAACTTCTTACAGACCTTCCCGGTAGATAAAGATGGAAATTCTACATCTGTAAGTTTAACTACCACTAAGCCTGTACAAATTCCAGATACCGCAGGTAGCCCGGTTAAGACAGATCAAGTCGGTATTCAGATGAACCTCAACGCGGGTGAGTCTACATTGGATCCTGCTGCTTTCGATCCCGATGATCCTGAGACCTTTAACAACTCAACATCGGTGACCATATACGACTCTCTCGGCGAGCCACATATTCTTACCTCTTACTTCGTACGACCACCTAATGCAGCCCATATAGGTGAGAGTAACTGGGTAGCGTTTTATGCCGTGGACGGTAAGCCTGTTGATTTGGACCCAGCTGCTGGTGAGTATGATATCGATACCGATGGCGATGGCGCAGTTGATGGACAAGCAAGTGCTGAGAACGCGGCGGGTTGGAAAGGCGCTGCAGTTTCTTTCAATGACACTGGGGCGTATACAGGTAGTAATCCAGCCGTTATCACTACTGAAGCCCTTGGTGTTGGCGGCGCTAACGTATTAGGCCCAGGTGCAGACGGTAGCCAGACGCTAACGCTTGATTTCAATAATCCAACTCAGTATGCATCGCCATTTGAGGTCACGGAGTTGAATCAAAATGGTACAACAGTTGGCCGTTTGACCAACGTTGAAGTCGGCGCAGATGGTCTGATTAACGCAAGCTACAGTAACGGCTCTACGGTACCTCTAGCACGCGTTGCTTTGGTAAGCTTTGCTAACGAGCAGGGGTTGTCTCAGGCGGGTAACACCTCTTGGAAAGCCAGCTTAGATTCGGGCCCAGCACTAGCGGGTGAAGCGAACAGTGGTACCTTTGGTAGCATTCGCTCATCGGCGCTTGAGCAGTCAAACGTTGATTTGACTACCGAGTTAGTCGACTTGATCTCGGCGCAGCGTAACTTCCAGGCGAACTCAAGAACCCTAGAAGTGAATAACACGCTACAACAGACAGTGTTGCAAATTCGATAAGCGTTAAAAGCTAAGAAGGGCGGACTCCGTCCTTCTAGGTCGCTTCGCTTCTAGGACGTTCGCAGGCTCACTGCGAGGTCCTAGGAAAAGCACAATCAAATGCAAAGGCTGAGATGAACGCTTCGCTCACGGAAGACAGAACGTTCGCAGGCTTACTCTCAGAACGCTGCGCTGACGGTATAAGCGAAGAAGAATCTAGAACGCTTCGCTTCGAGGTCGCCCTTCGGGCTTCTAGGACCTAGGAAAAGCACATGCAAAGGCTGGGATGAACGCTTCGCTTACGGAAAACAGAACGCTGTGCTGACGGTGCAAGCTAAGATGATTTAAGCTGAGACGGTTAAAGCTAAGACGGTTAAAGCTAAGATCTTTCGCGAATAAGCCAGAAGCTGAGTCTTCTGGTTTTTTATTGCCTTCGTTTTAATCTTTTAAGCTTTCCGTAAGCGAAGCCACGTGCCGTAAGGCCGCTGGCCGTTCGTCTTTGCTCTTCCTAGAACCTGCTTTTCCTAGCACCTAGCGCCTTCTTTATCTTTAAGTCGCAACGCGACGCCCTCGAAGTGACGTAGTCACGTCCTAGCAGCGGAGCGCCCTTCCTTTTCTCTATCTTGGCACGATGTTTGCTATTTATTTCGTTAGACGGAAGTTTGACGGAGTATCAAGTGGACAAATTGCTCTATGTCGCGATGAGCGGCGCTAAACAAAATATGAACTCATTGGCGGTTAGTGCTAACAATTTAGCCAACGCTAATACCGATGGCTTTAAATCCTCCCTCGCTCAAGCTCGCTCAATGCAAGCATTTGGCGAAGGTTTGCCTACGCGTGTGTTCTCAATGACCGAAACTCCGTCAGCTAATTTTGCCAGTGGTCCGATAAAGACCACCGGGCGCGATTTGGATATTGCCGTAAAAGGTGATGGCTGGATTGCGGTGCAAGCCGAAAATGGCGGTGAAGCTTATACCCGCTCAGGCAGCTTGCGTTTCGATAACTCCGGTGTGCTACGTAACGACAAAGGCACGGCAGTGATGGGTGACAATGGTCCTATTGTATTGCCGCTGCCGATTGAAAAGGTCGAAATTTCTCAGGACGGTATTGTCTCAGTTCGGCCCTCTGGTGCTACAGCAGAAGTTATCGAAGAGGTGGCTCGTATTAAACTGGTCAACCCGGGTAATCAAAATTTAATGCGCGGGGAAGACGGTCTGTTCCGTTTGATGTCTGGTGAAAATGCTCCAGCCGATCCTAGCGTGGGTCTGTTAAGTGGTGCGGTTGAAGGCAGTAACGTCAATGCAGTCCATGAGATGGTATCTATGATTGACCTGCAGCGTCAGTTCGAGATGCAAGTGAAAATGATGAAAACAGCTGAAGAGAACGATCGCGCGTCCTCTTCCTTAATGCGCATAAGCTAGGAGAGATACTATGCATCCCGCTTTATGGATTAGTAAGACTGGTTTAGACGCTCAGCAAACTGATATTTCGGTAATTTCTAACAACGTGGCTAACGCCAGCACCGTAGGCTTTAAAAAGAGTCGTGCGGTTTTTGAAGACTTGCTTTATCAAAACGTTAATCAAGCAGGCGGTATTAGTGCGTCGAATACGAAACTGCCAAATGGTTTAAGTATTGGTTCGGGTACCAAAGTAGTCGCAACCCAAGAGATCTTTACTCAGGGTAACATGCTGACCACAGATAACTCGTTGGATCTATTGGTTGAAGGCCCTGGCTTTTTTGAAGTGCAACTTCCAGATGGTACCGCCGCTTATACCCGTAATGGTCAATTTAGTTTAGATGACACAGGGCAGATAGTAACTCCTGGCTCAGGCTATGTGGTGCAACCAGCAATCACAATCCCAGAAGATGCTACAAGCATTACCGTGTCTGCAGAAGGTGAAGTGTCAGTTAAAACACCGGGTAATGCAGAAAACCAGGTGGTGGGGCAGTTAGCAATATCGGATTTTATTAACCCGTCAGGACTCGATCCTATGGGGCAAAATTTGTATATGGAAACTGGCGCGAGCGGTACGCCAATCCAAGGTACCGCTTCGCTTGATGGCATGGGCGCCATTCGTCAAGGTGCACTCGAAACGTCAAATGTTAACGTGACCGAAGAGCTAGTTAACTTGATTGAAAGCCAGCGTATTTACGAGATGAACTCAAAGGTAATCTCGGCGGTTGACCAGATGTTGTCTTACGTTAACCAAAATCTTTAAGCATTTTTAAGAGGCTTTTTATATGAAGCGTTTGTGGGTTTTTATGCTGATGGCAGCCATATCAGGCTGTAACTCTACTAACGGTAAGCCGATTGCTGACGATCCTTATTACGCGCCAGTGTATCCAGAGGCGCCGCCAACAAAAATCGCAGCGACAGGCTCTATGTATCAAGATAGCCAAGCATCTAGCCTCTACTCTGACATTAAAGCACTCAAAGTCGGTGACATCATTACAGTACTGTTGATGGAGCAGACTCAGGCGAAGAAAAGTGCTAATAACGAAATTTCCAAGGGAACGGATCTATCACTTGATCCGATTTATGCTGGCGGCGGCAACGTCACCATTGGCGGTAATCCAATCGATCTTCGCTACAAAGACAGCATGAATACTAAGCGTGAATCAGATGCTGACCAAAGCAACAGCTTGTCTGGCAGTATTTCAGCTAACGTGATGCAGGTGCTAAATAACGGTAACTTGGTTATTCGAGGCGAAAAATGGATAAGCATCAACAACGGTGACGAGTTTGTTCGCATCACAGGCATTGTGCGTGCCCAAGACATTCGCCCTGATAATACGATTGACTCACAGCGAGTGGCAAATGCCCGTATTCAGTACAGTGGAACCGGTACATTTGCCGAAGTGCAAAAAGTAGGTTGGTTAGCTTCGTTCTTTATGGGTAGCTGGTGGCCATTCTAGGCCAACGTTATGGGTATGAGCCTAGGTTAAGGATTTAGGATGATGAAATTAAAATTGGTTTTGCTCTGTGCAATCTTAGCCTTGAGCGCCCCTGTGCACGCACAGCGAATTAAAGACATTGCTAACGTACAAGGCGTACGTAGTAACCAGTTAATCGGCTACGGTTTAGTGGTAGGTTTGCCGGGTACGGGTGAGAAAACCCGTTATACCGAGCAGACCTTTAAGACCATGCTGAAAAACTTCGGCATTAATCTGCCGGATAACTTCAGACCTAAGATTAAAAACATTGCGGTTGTTGCCGTGAGCGCGGAAATGCCGCCATTTATCAAACCGGGTCAAACCTTAGATGTGACGGTTTCTAGCCTAGGTGAGGCAAAAAGCCTACGTGGTGGCATGTTGTTACAGACCTTTTTAAAAGGTGTCGACGGTAATGTTTACGCGATAGCCCAAGGCAGCATGGTGGTCAGTGGTTTTAGTGCTGAAGGCATGGATGGCTCGAAGGTCGTGCAAAACACGCCAACAGTTGGGCGCATTCCAAACGGAGCCATTATTGAACGTACGGTGGCAACACCATTTTCAACTGGCGATCACTTAACCTTTAACTTACGCCGCGCCGATTTTTCTACTGCAAAGCGTTTGGCTGACTCGATTAATGATCTGTTAGGCCCAGGTATGGCAAGGCCGCTAGACGCTGCATCTGTGCAGGTCAGTGCCCCGCGAGATGTATCGCAGCGCGTGTCATTTTTGGCAACACTTGAGAATATCGAAGTTGAGCCTGCTGCAGAGTCAGCCAAAGTGATTGTTAACTCTCGAACAGGTACGATTGTCGTCGGTCAAAACGTCAAATTATTGCCAGCTGCGGTGACCCACGGTGGCTTAACAGTGACAATTGCAGAGGCGACGCAGGTTTCACAGCCTAACGCATTCGGTAATGGACAAACTGTGGTCACTACCGACAGTACAATCGATGTGGCAGAAGAAGACAGTCGCATGTTTATGTTTAACCCTGGAACCACGCTAGACGAGCTAGTTAGGGCGGTTAACTTAGTGGGTGCGGCTCCGTCAGACGTACTGGCGATACTCGAAGCGTTAAAGATGGCAGGCGCTTTGCATGGTGAATTGATAATTATCTAAATATTGTCAGTTTTATTGGAAAGGTGTCATGGAGAAGTTGTCGAACGCATCGCAATTTCTGGATCTTGGAGGCTTGGACTCATTAAGATCCAGAGCTCAAAAAGATGAAACCAGTGCATTAAAAGAAGTTGCCCAGCAATTCGAGGGGATCTTCGTGCAAATGCTGATGAAAAGCATGCGTGATGCTAATGCTGTGTTTGAGTCTGACAGCCCAATGAATAGCCAGTACACCAAGTTTTATGAGCAGATGCATGATCAGCAGATGTCGCTCAACCTTTCTGGTGAAGGCATGTTGGGCTTAGCCGATCTAATGGTGCAGCAACTTGACCCCGCTAATAGTCCGATGACTCCAGCCTCTGTGCTCCGTGGTGATATCAACGGCGGCTCTAAGGCTGCAGCATTGACCATGGATAGACCGGATATGCTGCAGATGCCGAGCTCACGTATTGCTAGCCCTGACACTATTACCGATCACGTTCCAAAAAATCAGAATAGTTTCGCTAGTAATAGCCAAGCATCAGCACCACAAGCAATTACAAGCAGTGTTCAATCACAAACATTAGATTCGGTATTGAGTGGCAAAATATTGCCGTCGGCGGCAGTCAACGCCGATAAGTCTCAGGCAAACTTTACCAGCCAAGATGAGTTCGTG
Protein-coding sequences here:
- the flgJ gene encoding flagellar assembly peptidoglycan hydrolase FlgJ, translating into MEKLSNASQFLDLGGLDSLRSRAQKDETSALKEVAQQFEGIFVQMLMKSMRDANAVFESDSPMNSQYTKFYEQMHDQQMSLNLSGEGMLGLADLMVQQLDPANSPMTPASVLRGDINGGSKAAALTMDRPDMLQMPSSRIASPDTITDHVPKNQNSFASNSQASAPQAITSSVQSQTLDSVLSGKILPSAAVNADKSQANFTSQDEFVARLYPHAQKAAQTLGTTPEVLIAQSALETGWGQKMVKGHQGQQSNNLFNIKADNRWQGEKASVSTLEYEQGIAVKQQANFRVYEDIGQSFNDFVSFVSNGERYQDAMKQAANPQAFIRSLQEAGYATDPKYADKVIQVMKTITRDFKDVLQGVKQ